One window of Planctomycetia bacterium genomic DNA carries:
- a CDS encoding HNH endonuclease — protein MYAHAGGLSCNVLVLNQNYLAIRVVNVRRAFSLLFKELAEVVHIERGQYASYDFMEWCELSELAREFEPDAHDWIRTVRFDIAVPRIIRLAFYDRLPRQQVKFNRRNLYARDENRCQYCGKKHSTTELSLDHVVPRSMGGKTSWENIVCACLKCNIRKGGRTPEMAGMHLISTPKKPKRNPVITVKLADDRYASWKAFLDNAYWSVELK, from the coding sequence ATGTACGCCCATGCCGGCGGTCTCAGTTGTAACGTGCTGGTGCTGAACCAGAACTACCTGGCCATTCGCGTGGTGAATGTCCGTCGGGCCTTTTCTCTGCTCTTTAAGGAGCTGGCCGAAGTCGTGCACATCGAGCGCGGCCAGTATGCCTCGTACGATTTTATGGAATGGTGCGAGCTGTCCGAGTTGGCGCGCGAGTTCGAGCCGGATGCGCACGACTGGATTCGCACGGTGCGGTTTGACATCGCGGTACCGCGGATCATTCGACTGGCATTCTACGATCGACTGCCGCGGCAACAGGTCAAGTTCAACCGGCGAAACCTGTATGCCCGGGATGAGAACAGGTGCCAATACTGCGGCAAGAAGCATTCGACGACGGAACTGTCCCTGGATCACGTTGTGCCGCGGAGCATGGGCGGCAAGACATCGTGGGAAAACATTGTCTGCGCCTGTCTGAAGTGCAACATTCGCAAAGGCGGCCGAACGCCGGAGATGGCGGGCATGCACCTGATCAGCACGCCGAAGAAGCCGAAGCGAAATCCGGTAATTACGGTGAAGCTGGCGGACGATCGATATGCAAGCTGGAAGGCCTTTTTGGACAATGCGTACTGGTCGGTGGAGCTGAAGTAG